The Pieris rapae chromosome 16, ilPieRapa1.1, whole genome shotgun sequence genome includes a region encoding these proteins:
- the LOC123689858 gene encoding uncharacterized protein LOC123689858 isoform X1: MDGGPGLWFVHGINDCKEELPRVAVNLTVNKHKLNRTHDVYDSVMDVYETVGDGYGILIDICKHTDGGCKQVQLVTDNDIGKFAEKYAQNNMEVAFSMAGMDPPHFPIQPGSYKVENFYFDHCEMPEESIYGEFTADAFVVKDNVRVACFRVHVEFREDEDDICNRG; encoded by the exons ATGGATGGG GGCCCCGGTCTGTGGTTTGTCCACGGAATAAACGATTGCAAAGAGGAACTGCCACGAGTGGCCGTCAACCTTACCGTCAACAAGCACAAATTGAATCGTACGCACGACGTATACGATTCAGTAATGGACGTATATGAAACGGTGGGCGACGGCTATGGG attttaaTAGACATTTGCAAGCATACAGATGGTGGATGCAAGCAAGTTCAATTAGTCACGGACAACGATATAGGAAAGTTTGCCGAGAAATATGCCCAAAACAATATGGAAGTAGCTTTCAGTATGGCTGGAATGGATCCTCCACATTTTCCTATCCAACCG gGTTCCTACAAAGTCGAGAACTTTTACTTCGACCATTGTGAAATGCCAGAGGAATCCATATATGGGGAGTTCACCGCGGACGCATTTGTCGTGAAAGATAACGTGCGCGTGGCGTGTTTCAGGGTACACGTCGAGTTTCGGGAAGACGAAGACGATATTTGTAACAGGGGATAg
- the LOC123689858 gene encoding uncharacterized protein LOC123689858 isoform X2: MDGGPGLWFVHGINDCKEELPRVAVNLTVNKHKLNRTHDVYDSVMDVYETVGDGYGILIDICKHTDGGCKQVQLVTDNDIGKFAEKYAQNNMEVAFSMAGMDPPHFPIQPGTRRVSGRRRRYL, from the exons ATGGATGGG GGCCCCGGTCTGTGGTTTGTCCACGGAATAAACGATTGCAAAGAGGAACTGCCACGAGTGGCCGTCAACCTTACCGTCAACAAGCACAAATTGAATCGTACGCACGACGTATACGATTCAGTAATGGACGTATATGAAACGGTGGGCGACGGCTATGGG attttaaTAGACATTTGCAAGCATACAGATGGTGGATGCAAGCAAGTTCAATTAGTCACGGACAACGATATAGGAAAGTTTGCCGAGAAATATGCCCAAAACAATATGGAAGTAGCTTTCAGTATGGCTGGAATGGATCCTCCACATTTTCCTATCCAACCG GGTACACGTCGAGTTTCGGGAAGACGAAGACGATATTTGTAA